A genome region from Alphaproteobacteria bacterium includes the following:
- a CDS encoding diacylglycerol kinase family lipid kinase, with the protein MKIRVIVNRHGGTLKAGGEDAEAKINAAFEKAGVDADVRMTDPDDIFDALSEGARAPGLDALVAGGGDGTLSCAAGHLADSGRPLGILPLGTLNHLARDAGIPAGLGEAAAVIAAGHMQAIDLAEVNGRIFVNNSSVGLYPDMVRLREVEQGRLGRSKRMAMLSASLDTLRSFRRLRLWVSAEGLEAPVRTPLLFVGNNRYQVNLFALGQRETLDDGELCLYAIRARGRIHLFWAGIRGIFGKLDQQRDFVTAYVKEAEVSSSRETLTIAVDGETVRMELPLRYRIRPGALKLIVPAPESSGPAPS; encoded by the coding sequence AAAATAAGGGTGATCGTCAACCGGCACGGCGGCACCCTGAAGGCCGGCGGCGAGGACGCCGAAGCGAAGATCAACGCCGCGTTCGAGAAGGCCGGCGTCGATGCCGACGTCCGGATGACGGATCCCGACGATATTTTCGACGCGCTGAGCGAGGGCGCGCGCGCTCCGGGGCTCGATGCTTTGGTCGCCGGCGGGGGCGACGGCACCCTGAGCTGCGCCGCCGGCCATCTCGCCGACAGCGGACGCCCGCTCGGCATCCTGCCTTTGGGCACGCTCAACCATCTCGCGCGCGATGCCGGGATCCCCGCGGGCCTGGGCGAGGCGGCCGCGGTGATCGCGGCCGGGCACATGCAGGCGATCGACCTCGCCGAGGTGAACGGGCGCATCTTCGTCAACAACAGCTCGGTCGGCCTCTACCCGGACATGGTGCGGCTGCGCGAGGTGGAGCAAGGGCGGCTCGGAAGGTCGAAGCGGATGGCGATGCTCTCCGCCAGTCTCGATACGCTGCGTTCCTTCCGCCGGCTTCGGCTGTGGGTCAGCGCCGAGGGGCTGGAAGCGCCGGTGCGAACGCCTTTGCTGTTCGTCGGCAACAACCGCTACCAGGTGAACCTGTTCGCTCTGGGCCAGCGCGAGACTCTCGACGACGGCGAGCTGTGCCTCTACGCGATCCGAGCCCGCGGCCGCATCCACCTCTTCTGGGCCGGAATCCGCGGCATATTCGGCAAGCTCGACCAGCAGCGCGACTTCGTCACCGCTTATGTGAAGGAGGCGGAGGTCTCCTCCAGCCGCGAGACCCTGACCATCGCCGTCGACGGCGAGACCGTGCGGATGGAGCTGCCGCTGCGCTACCGAATCCGGCCGGGGGCGCTGAAGCTCATCGTTCCGGCACCCGAAAGCTCCGGCCCGGCTCCGTCGTAA